One segment of Pristis pectinata isolate sPriPec2 chromosome 3, sPriPec2.1.pri, whole genome shotgun sequence DNA contains the following:
- the s1pr1 gene encoding sphingosine 1-phosphate receptor 1 — protein MGAEGGRRVLIPSPSDTDQEIILQHYNHTGKLPTISGEGSLESNLRVTSVLFIVVCCFIILENLMVLLAIWQTKKFHRAMYYFIGNLALSDLLAGAAYIVNILLSGSNTFRLTLAQWFVREGSMFVALAASVLSLLAIAIERYLTMMKIKPHNSGGSHRVFLLISGCWLLSLLLGGLPIMGWNCLRGFPHCSTVLPLYHKHYILFCTSVFSIILLAIVLLYARIYLLVRSRTRRLTFNRYSVRPSRHDEKSLALLKTVIIVLSGFIACWSPLFVLLLLDVACEVRGCPVLYHAEWFLALAVLNSAMNPIIYTLTNREMRRAFGRLLCCVCWRCREAAAAGAGPEFSRSKSDNSSHQNKDECGTPETLMSSGNINSSA, from the coding sequence ATGGGTGCAGAAGGCGGGCGCCGAGTGCTGATCCCCAGCCCCAGTGACACCGACCAGGAAATCATTCTGCAGCACTACAACCACACGGGCAAGCTGCCGACCATCTCAGGGGAGGGAAGCTTGGAGAGCAACCTGCGGGTCACGTCCGTCCTCTTCATCGTGGTGTGCTGCTTCATCATCCTGGAGAACCTGATGGTGCTGCTGGCCATCTGGCAGACCAAGAAGTTCCACCGCGCCATGTACTACTTCATCGGCAACCTGGCGCTCTCCGACCTGCTGGCCGGCGCCGCCTACATCGTCAACATCCTGCTGTCAGGCTCCAACACCTTCCGCCTGACGCTGGCGCAGTGGTTCGTGCGGGAGGGCAGCATGTTCGTGGCGCTGGCCGCCTCCGTGCTCAGCCTGCTGGCCATCGCCATCGAGCGGTACCTTACCATGATGAAAATCAAGCCACACAACTCGGGCGGCAGCCACCGCGTTTTCCTGCTCATCAGCGGCTGCTGGCTGCTCTCGCTGCTGCTCGGCGGCCTGCCCATCATGGGCTGGAACTGCCTGCGCGGCTTCCCGCACTGCTCCACCGTGCTGCCGCTCTACCACAAGCATtacatcctcttctgcaccagcgTCTTCAGCATCATCCTGCTGGCCATCGTGCTGCTCTACGCCCGCATCTACCTGCTGGTGCGGTCGCGGACCCGCCGCCTCACCTTCAACCGCTACTCGGTGCGCCCCAGCCGCCACGACGAGAAGTCGCTGGCGCTGCTCAAGACGGTCATCATCGTGCTGAGCGGCTTCATCGCCTGCTGGTCGCCGCTCTTCGTGCTGCTGCTCTTGGACGTGGCCTGCGAGGTGAGGGGCTGCCCGGTGCTCTACCACGCCGAGTGGTTCCTGGCGCTGGCCGTGCTCAACTCGGCCATGAACCCCATCATCTACACGCTGACCAACCGTGAGATGAGGCGCGCTTTCGGCCGGCTGCTCTGCTGCGTCTGCTGGCGCTGCAgggaggcggcggcggcgggcgcCGGGCCCGAGTTCAGCCGCAGCAAGTCCGACAACTCCTCGCACCAGAACAAGGACGAGTGCGGCACTCCCGAGACCCTGATGTCGTCGGGGAATATCAACTCCTCGGCGTAG